Within Amycolatopsis sp. cg5, the genomic segment TGCCGGAGGCGCTGCGTGAGCGGATGCCGCGCACCGGGCGCCTCGCCTACTGGCTGCAGGCCGAGGTCGTCGCCATCGCCACCGACATGGCCGAGGTCGTCGGCGGCGCCATCGCGCTGAACCTGCTGTTCGACCTGCCGCTGCTGCTCGGCGGCGTGATCACCGGCGTGGTCTCGCTCGGCATGCTGCTGGTGCAGGACCGGTCCGGCCAGCGCGCGTTCGAGCGGGTCATCACCGGCTTGCTGCTGGTCATCGCGGTCGGCTTCCTGGCGAGCCTGTTCGTCGAGCCGCCGTCGGCGGCCGGGATCGCGGGCGGCCTGGTGCCGAAGTTCCAGGGCGCCGACAGCATTCTCATCGCGGCCGCCATGCTCGGTGCGACGGTCATGCCGCACGTCGTCTACCTGCACTCCGCGCTGGCCAGGGACCGCCACGGGCACCCGACCGGCGCCCAGCGCCGCCGCCTGCTCACCGCCACGAAGGTGGACGTCGGCGTCGCGATGCTGCTCGCGGGCGCGGTCAACCTCGGCATGCTGCTGCTCGCCGCGACCAACCTGCAGGGCAGGGAAGGCGTCGACTCGATCGAAGGTGCGCACGCGGCCGTCTCACAGGCGCTCGGTCCCGGTATCGCGCTGCTGCTCGCGATCGGCCTGCTGGCGTCCGGCCTCGCGTCCACTTCGGTCGGTGCGTACGCGGGCGCGATGATCATGCAAGGCTTGCTGCGCAAGCGAATCCCGTTGGTGCTGCGCCGGTTGATCACGCTGGCGCCCGCGCTGGTCGTGCTGGCGATCGGCGTCGACCCGAGCCAGGCGCTCGTCGTTTCCCAGGTCGTCCTGTCCTTTGGCATCCCGTTCGCGCTGGCGCCGCTTATCAAGCTCACAAGCAACCGAGACGTGATGGGCGCCGACGTCAACCACCGCGCCACCACGCTGGCGGGCTGGGGCGTCACCGCGGTGATCGTCGCGCTGAACCTGGTGCTGATCTACTTGACGTTCGCGGGCTGAAACACGAAGGAAACAAAGCGTCTCTACCTTCATCGGCATACGGAACGTTGATGAAGGACGCGCATGATCAACGAAATACTGGATGAAGTCGACCTGCGGCTGCTCCAAGCGCTGCAAGCCGACGGCCGGGCGACGCACGCCGCGCTCGGCAAGACGGTCGGCCTGACCGGCCCGTCGGTGTACGCCAGGATCAAGCGGCTGGAGCGCGCGGGCGTCATCCGCGGCTACACCACGATCGTCGACGCGGGCGCGCTCGACCAGGATCTCGTCGCCTATCTCCGGGTCGGCACGAAGGCGGGACCCGACGAGGCCGGGCCGTTCGAGGAGTTCGTCCACGCCGAACCCCGGATCCTCGAATGCCACGACGTCGACGGCGAGGACAGCTACGTCCTCAAGGTCAGAGTCGGTTCCCCGCAAGAAC encodes:
- a CDS encoding Nramp family divalent metal transporter gives rise to the protein MAVAEAARRPKIVRWLSGSTLLGPAFVAAIAYVDPGNVASNISAGARFGYLLVWVIVAANLMAMLIQFLSAKLGLVTGLSLPEALRERMPRTGRLAYWLQAEVVAIATDMAEVVGGAIALNLLFDLPLLLGGVITGVVSLGMLLVQDRSGQRAFERVITGLLLVIAVGFLASLFVEPPSAAGIAGGLVPKFQGADSILIAAAMLGATVMPHVVYLHSALARDRHGHPTGAQRRRLLTATKVDVGVAMLLAGAVNLGMLLLAATNLQGREGVDSIEGAHAAVSQALGPGIALLLAIGLLASGLASTSVGAYAGAMIMQGLLRKRIPLVLRRLITLAPALVVLAIGVDPSQALVVSQVVLSFGIPFALAPLIKLTSNRDVMGADVNHRATTLAGWGVTAVIVALNLVLIYLTFAG
- a CDS encoding Lrp/AsnC family transcriptional regulator, giving the protein MINEILDEVDLRLLQALQADGRATHAALGKTVGLTGPSVYARIKRLERAGVIRGYTTIVDAGALDQDLVAYLRVGTKAGPDEAGPFEEFVHAEPRILECHDVDGEDSYVLKVRVGSPQELRALLAEVRALPDVYRTVTSIALETIKEIRGGGHLAVPATPEAD